Proteins encoded by one window of Salicibibacter halophilus:
- a CDS encoding transglycosylase domain-containing protein: MLFRLTLGMGIIGALGLLVIFGIAYALGPPPMEESQSTTIYSDDGEVVNEQHQGQAREWTDLEDISPHVVDAFIAVEDRKFFDHHGFDYTRIGAAVLNNIQSMSMSQGASTITQQYARNLFLNHDKTWDRKIREALYALRLEWHVPKEEILEGYVNTINFGHGAYGIEQAAQMYFDTSASELNAAQSALVAGLPRGPSYYSPYVYPDRAENRQQMILDMMHEQGELDTAEYEEALEHDLTYEAAEEEELETTAPYFQDTVERELVERYDLDPEVLEAGGLNIYTTIDPELQEITERYVEAELPKDDPLQGAAVSVDPRTGDVKAMVGGKNYSESPFNRAVDAQRPSGSAFKPFLYYAALENGFTAATPLKSEPTSFPNPHGDGSYEPGNFNDIYAEDFITLAQAMAYSDNIYAVKTNVFQEPETLVETAEAAGIESPLSANLSLALGTSEVNVLELTKAYSPFANGGEQVEHRLVERVEDHEGNVLLETDPEKQQVFEPELAYITTDLMKQMFAPSMNDHVAVTGHSIAHLLQRPAAGKSGSTPSDSWMVGFTPELVTGVWVGYDDNTELDHGEHGQIAKRIWVNALESGLDGHLKQDFSTPEGVEEVGIDLETGLLADDACGESYTVAFLEDTEPEESCTAYLNDEEAEEDAREERKEKESEKLMDRLKRWFSSDETEL, translated from the coding sequence GTGCTTTTTCGGCTAACGCTCGGGATGGGAATTATTGGCGCGTTAGGTCTGCTCGTCATTTTTGGCATTGCTTATGCGCTTGGTCCTCCGCCGATGGAAGAATCCCAGTCAACGACGATTTATAGTGACGACGGGGAAGTCGTCAACGAGCAACACCAAGGACAAGCACGGGAATGGACAGATCTCGAAGATATTTCCCCCCATGTGGTCGATGCTTTTATCGCTGTGGAAGACCGTAAATTTTTTGACCATCATGGGTTTGATTACACGCGAATCGGGGCTGCCGTTTTGAATAACATTCAATCGATGTCCATGTCGCAAGGGGCCAGTACGATTACGCAGCAATATGCACGTAACTTATTTTTAAATCATGATAAAACTTGGGATCGAAAGATCCGTGAAGCGCTTTACGCCCTCCGTCTTGAATGGCATGTTCCGAAAGAAGAGATCCTGGAAGGGTATGTCAACACCATTAATTTCGGCCACGGTGCATACGGGATTGAACAAGCCGCGCAGATGTATTTTGACACATCAGCTTCTGAGTTGAATGCCGCCCAGTCTGCCTTGGTCGCCGGTTTGCCGCGAGGGCCTTCCTACTATTCCCCTTATGTCTATCCAGATCGGGCGGAGAACCGGCAACAAATGATCTTGGATATGATGCACGAGCAAGGGGAGCTTGACACCGCCGAATACGAGGAAGCCCTTGAGCATGACCTGACGTACGAAGCGGCAGAGGAAGAAGAACTTGAAACGACAGCACCCTACTTCCAAGATACCGTTGAACGAGAACTTGTGGAACGCTACGACCTTGATCCTGAGGTGCTTGAAGCGGGCGGTTTGAATATTTATACGACGATTGATCCGGAGTTGCAAGAAATCACGGAACGTTACGTGGAAGCAGAACTGCCAAAAGATGATCCGCTGCAAGGAGCTGCCGTATCCGTTGACCCGAGAACCGGCGACGTGAAAGCAATGGTCGGGGGGAAAAATTACAGCGAAAGTCCATTCAATCGCGCTGTTGATGCGCAACGCCCTTCAGGATCTGCATTTAAACCGTTTCTTTACTACGCGGCACTGGAGAATGGGTTTACCGCAGCAACTCCTCTCAAAAGCGAACCCACCTCTTTTCCGAATCCGCATGGGGATGGCAGTTATGAACCCGGCAATTTCAACGACATCTATGCGGAGGACTTTATTACGCTGGCACAAGCAATGGCGTATTCCGATAATATCTATGCCGTGAAAACCAATGTCTTTCAAGAGCCGGAAACCCTGGTTGAAACCGCGGAAGCGGCAGGAATTGAAAGCCCGCTATCGGCAAACTTGTCGCTTGCGCTCGGCACTTCGGAAGTCAACGTCTTGGAACTGACAAAAGCATATAGCCCGTTTGCAAACGGCGGCGAGCAAGTGGAACATCGCTTGGTGGAGCGCGTGGAGGATCACGAGGGAAACGTATTGTTGGAAACCGATCCTGAAAAACAACAAGTGTTTGAACCGGAACTCGCCTATATTACGACCGATTTAATGAAGCAGATGTTTGCTCCATCCATGAATGATCACGTGGCTGTCACCGGGCATTCCATTGCCCATTTATTACAAAGGCCGGCTGCGGGAAAAAGCGGGTCCACCCCTTCGGATAGTTGGATGGTCGGTTTTACGCCTGAGCTCGTGACCGGTGTATGGGTTGGTTATGATGACAACACCGAGCTTGATCACGGGGAGCACGGGCAGATTGCAAAGCGTATCTGGGTAAATGCCCTTGAAAGCGGGTTGGACGGACACCTCAAACAGGACTTTTCCACTCCTGAAGGGGTCGAAGAGGTAGGCATAGATTTGGAGACCGGGTTGTTAGCCGATGATGCTTGCGGCGAGTCTTACACGGTAGCCTTTTTGGAAGATACGGAGCCGGAAGAATCCTGCACGGCTTACCTTAATGACGAAGAAGCGGAAGAGGACGCGCGCGAGGAACGAAAAGAAAAAGAGAGCGAGAAACTCATGGACAGATTAAAACGTTGGTTTAGCAGCGATGAGACAGAGTTGTAG
- a CDS encoding IS1634 family transposase, with amino-acid sequence MTESMEGISGFQTVRLGSTPVIRQLIEEAGLVERIDRLSPVKKEDCQVSVGTRIAALIINQLSDRKPLFKVEAFYENQDVELLFGPGVTASDFNDDALGRALDALYNAGLEEICMHSIQGVQSCVNLTWEGLHADTTSFVYTGAPKNDPDDEALLKIVHGHTKDHRPDAPQIKFGLTTSPEGIPVYADVLNGNQDDKTWNAKVMKALRQWYEPDQLAQAIFIADSALVTEDNLKMVQGKGDQPDFQFLSRLPENFKVAKTLKEKALKDDENEWEDIGHFVNRKGAASYHTYPAKEKLHGNPYRFLVVQSDQMDGRKKKKIDNQLKNEKQSCRKEQKELESRDFACEADAEAALADFLKHHHKGYHTFEGTVVREEVPGKREKRGRPKKGEPPPPPVTVYRAQLELQSPSEETLEQLRKEASIFILVTNAGNDTASDVDLLKGYKGQQTVENRFRFLKDPFFVRRLFLEKPRRVEAFAYVMMMSMMIYSLFEYLIRTSMETDDEPLNLMGGGGRRSIRPTGEAVLELLDTVDIIHMEIDGQLRRLFPDNHEPQLDRILSLLGMDRSVYTTPFSSKAVEINSQ; translated from the coding sequence GTGACTGAATCCATGGAAGGTATATCGGGCTTTCAAACGGTGCGTCTCGGCTCCACTCCCGTGATTCGCCAATTGATTGAAGAAGCTGGATTGGTCGAACGTATCGATAGACTTTCTCCCGTCAAAAAGGAAGATTGCCAAGTGTCCGTGGGCACACGGATCGCCGCTTTGATCATCAACCAATTGTCTGATCGTAAGCCCCTCTTCAAGGTCGAAGCATTCTATGAAAACCAAGATGTTGAATTGCTGTTCGGCCCAGGCGTCACTGCGAGTGATTTCAATGATGATGCGCTGGGACGGGCCTTAGATGCCCTTTATAACGCCGGGCTTGAAGAGATTTGTATGCACAGCATTCAAGGGGTGCAATCCTGCGTCAACCTTACGTGGGAAGGGCTGCACGCTGATACCACGTCCTTTGTATATACAGGTGCACCCAAAAACGACCCCGATGATGAGGCGTTATTAAAAATCGTCCATGGCCACACCAAAGATCATCGCCCGGATGCTCCGCAGATTAAATTCGGGTTGACGACATCACCGGAGGGCATCCCCGTCTATGCCGACGTCTTAAACGGCAATCAGGATGATAAAACATGGAACGCGAAAGTCATGAAAGCTCTGAGACAATGGTACGAGCCGGATCAGTTGGCCCAAGCGATTTTTATCGCGGACAGCGCACTGGTCACCGAAGACAATTTAAAAATGGTCCAAGGCAAAGGGGATCAGCCAGATTTTCAGTTTTTATCCCGGTTGCCGGAAAATTTTAAAGTGGCCAAAACACTGAAAGAAAAAGCCTTGAAGGACGATGAAAATGAATGGGAAGATATTGGCCACTTTGTCAACCGCAAAGGGGCGGCTTCTTATCACACCTATCCCGCCAAAGAGAAACTGCACGGAAACCCCTACCGGTTTCTGGTTGTTCAATCCGATCAAATGGATGGTCGGAAGAAAAAGAAGATCGACAACCAACTCAAAAATGAAAAGCAAAGCTGTCGCAAAGAGCAAAAAGAGCTGGAAAGCCGGGACTTTGCTTGTGAGGCCGATGCCGAAGCTGCGCTTGCCGACTTTCTCAAGCACCATCACAAAGGGTATCATACGTTTGAAGGCACCGTGGTCCGTGAAGAGGTGCCCGGCAAACGCGAGAAACGCGGGCGTCCCAAAAAAGGGGAACCGCCGCCTCCGCCGGTCACCGTCTATCGTGCCCAATTAGAGCTGCAATCCCCGTCGGAAGAGACCCTCGAACAGCTTCGCAAAGAAGCGTCCATCTTTATCCTGGTCACCAATGCGGGCAACGACACGGCCTCCGACGTGGACCTATTGAAAGGCTATAAAGGCCAACAAACCGTGGAAAATCGCTTCCGGTTTCTCAAGGATCCGTTTTTTGTCCGACGGCTTTTCTTGGAAAAACCCCGCCGTGTCGAAGCTTTTGCTTATGTGATGATGATGAGTATGATGATTTATTCCCTGTTCGAATACCTCATTCGCACAAGCATGGAAACAGATGACGAGCCCCTGAATTTGATGGGGGGCGGTGGCCGTCGAAGCATTCGCCCGACGGGCGAAGCTGTCTTAGAACTGCTGGATACCGTCGATATTATTCACATGGAGATCGACGGTCAACTCCGACGGTTGTTTCCGGATAATCATGAGCCGCAATTGGACCGCATCCTCAGTTTGTTAGGGATGGATCGGAGCGTTTATACGACACCGTTTAGCTCAAAAGCTGTCGAAATCAATAGCCAGTAA
- a CDS encoding acyl-CoA dehydrogenase family protein: MPKSIQDQKGIDYTKWEAGNDANWYDDDPILQRYAERYLSESMLKYVQSDFSRTGQLAAESIDRRAVHTDRDGAPKLIRYNRKGEEINEVWYNEGYLQTVKDGYGTGVVSYRYDEHAPEQVPFMVNAILLYMLCEAESGFTCPVGLSQSAAFVLEKFGSEKQQQDYLSLLTTTDPELHQEGGTFLTEIQGGSDVGATETKAVKQGDHYLLSGEKWFASNCDAEVAITLARVNDQPSTRGLGLFLMPRTLPDGSRNNVSIRRLKDKLGVRAVASGELELNGAVGYLIGEEGKGFKYMAEALNVSRLGTALSGIAIARRAFLEAVIYTGHRNAFGQTINSFPMVQETLVQMITAIEAGWAIVAQTIRKFDEIHTYGKDSKEDYALMRILLSLAKYRGSDLGVSVAKEAIELHGGNGYIEEYVTPRLLRDAVVNPVWEGTANIQALEVVKTLNKGGAEPFTADLKRTLNRIDSPTLQNIRQQLANEVSQLESLMEQLLNTEEHGQQAAAKKLADFMYDLYAAVHLLEEAQHDLEHKGDDRRAEAANQWMKMKFKQPSDRGIFADDINENVFRKLVCFQ, translated from the coding sequence ATGCCTAAAAGCATACAGGATCAAAAAGGAATCGATTATACGAAATGGGAAGCGGGTAACGACGCCAATTGGTATGATGATGATCCGATTTTACAGCGATATGCAGAGCGATATTTGTCTGAATCAATGCTAAAGTATGTTCAATCAGACTTTTCCCGCACAGGGCAACTTGCGGCTGAATCAATTGACCGTCGAGCGGTGCATACAGATAGGGATGGCGCACCGAAACTTATTCGCTACAATCGTAAAGGCGAAGAGATTAATGAAGTTTGGTACAACGAAGGGTATTTGCAAACGGTTAAAGACGGTTACGGCACCGGGGTTGTCTCGTATCGCTACGATGAGCACGCCCCGGAACAAGTTCCTTTTATGGTTAATGCGATACTTCTGTATATGCTTTGCGAAGCGGAGTCAGGATTCACTTGTCCGGTGGGTCTTTCACAGTCTGCTGCCTTTGTTCTTGAAAAATTCGGAAGTGAAAAACAACAGCAGGATTATTTATCTTTATTAACGACGACCGACCCTGAGCTGCATCAAGAGGGAGGCACGTTTTTGACCGAGATTCAAGGGGGGTCAGATGTAGGGGCGACCGAGACAAAAGCCGTTAAACAAGGTGATCATTACTTGCTAAGCGGAGAGAAATGGTTTGCGAGCAACTGTGATGCAGAAGTTGCCATCACATTGGCGCGGGTCAATGATCAACCATCTACACGTGGCCTTGGGTTGTTTTTGATGCCGCGAACGCTTCCAGATGGTTCAAGAAATAACGTCTCTATCCGTCGCTTAAAAGATAAGTTAGGTGTTCGGGCCGTCGCGAGCGGGGAGTTGGAGTTAAATGGGGCTGTCGGCTATTTGATCGGGGAAGAAGGCAAAGGATTTAAATACATGGCCGAGGCGCTCAACGTTTCCCGCCTCGGTACTGCTCTCAGCGGAATCGCCATCGCCAGAAGAGCCTTTCTGGAAGCCGTGATTTACACGGGCCATCGGAACGCATTTGGACAAACGATTAACAGTTTCCCGATGGTCCAAGAAACACTTGTTCAAATGATCACAGCGATAGAAGCCGGTTGGGCGATCGTCGCGCAAACAATACGTAAATTTGACGAGATTCATACGTATGGGAAAGATTCCAAAGAAGACTACGCCTTGATGCGTATCCTGCTTTCCCTTGCCAAATACCGTGGCAGTGACCTTGGTGTATCTGTTGCGAAAGAAGCGATCGAGTTGCATGGAGGCAATGGTTATATCGAAGAATATGTCACGCCAAGATTGCTTCGAGATGCAGTTGTCAATCCGGTGTGGGAAGGGACTGCCAACATCCAAGCATTGGAAGTGGTAAAAACGTTGAACAAAGGTGGCGCAGAACCTTTTACGGCAGATCTTAAACGCACACTGAATAGGATTGATTCACCTACACTTCAAAATATCCGGCAACAATTAGCAAATGAAGTTAGTCAATTAGAATCGCTCATGGAACAGCTTCTCAACACGGAGGAGCATGGCCAACAGGCGGCAGCCAAAAAATTGGCGGATTTTATGTATGACCTATACGCGGCGGTCCATTTGCTCGAAGAAGCACAGCATGATCTCGAGCACAAAGGCGATGACCGCAGAGCAGAAGCAGCAAACCAATGGATGAAAATGAAATTCAAGCAGCCATCCGATCGCGGCATTTTTGCGGATGACATAAACGAAAACGTGTTTCGAAAGCTTGTTTGCTTCCAATAA
- a CDS encoding peptidoglycan-binding protein — protein sequence MIKLKTPNLINNYILSALAVAFVFFAVPVATEASETESKLLTEGIENNHVEQLQDLLLEEGYLQQNDISGVYDDQTSIAVKNYQEDHDLMVDGKAGVQTLGALKVLEEGDDHALVADLQETLQEQGYYDGSLDGHFDSETGESVKAFQSEAGIEVDGLAGPETFGVLYYGTSEETTDDADQAVEEKETVEEEATEEETTEEEATDAEASGDASASDDGSSDAEGETYTMEATAYTANCDGCSGVTATGIDLNNNRDANVVAVDPNVIPLGSTVHVEGYGEAVAGDTGGAINGEKIDLHVPTQDEALEFGRQDVEVTVLD from the coding sequence ATGATTAAATTGAAAACACCAAATTTGATAAATAACTATATTTTATCTGCCTTAGCAGTTGCATTTGTTTTCTTTGCTGTGCCGGTTGCCACAGAGGCCAGTGAAACCGAAAGCAAGTTATTAACCGAAGGTATAGAGAATAATCACGTGGAACAACTTCAGGATTTGCTTCTTGAAGAAGGATATTTGCAACAAAATGACATCAGTGGCGTTTATGACGATCAAACGTCTATTGCAGTCAAAAATTATCAAGAGGATCATGATTTGATGGTTGACGGCAAGGCTGGTGTTCAAACACTCGGTGCATTAAAAGTTCTGGAAGAAGGCGATGATCATGCACTCGTCGCTGATTTGCAGGAAACACTACAAGAACAGGGTTATTATGATGGCTCCTTAGATGGTCATTTTGATTCTGAAACCGGTGAGTCAGTAAAAGCTTTCCAATCTGAGGCCGGAATTGAAGTAGATGGATTAGCTGGTCCCGAAACTTTCGGAGTGCTTTATTATGGAACTTCTGAAGAAACGACGGATGATGCTGATCAAGCTGTGGAAGAAAAAGAGACAGTAGAAGAGGAAGCGACTGAAGAGGAAACTACTGAAGAAGAAGCCACTGATGCAGAAGCATCCGGTGACGCTTCTGCATCAGACGATGGGTCATCCGATGCGGAAGGTGAAACGTATACAATGGAAGCTACGGCATATACTGCAAATTGTGATGGTTGCAGCGGTGTAACAGCAACAGGCATTGATTTGAACAACAACCGTGACGCAAACGTTGTAGCAGTTGACCCTAATGTCATTCCGCTCGGTTCCACTGTCCATGTCGAGGGATATGGCGAGGCTGTTGCAGGAGATACCGGCGGCGCCATTAATGGCGAAAAAATCGACCTTCACGTTCCTACTCAAGACGAAGCGTTAGAGTTTGGCAGACAGGATGTTGAAGTAACCGTTCTGGATTAA
- a CDS encoding AMP-binding protein, protein MNTIHGILERNARKFPEKEAFITATARLTYPQMNTRANQLGRFLQHKGIKRQDRIAIVSTNSENFFFAYFALMKIGAVPMPVNVKLTPGEVTPILENMETSGALFESDFKPQIDMVEEQTPHISRPFKRQI, encoded by the coding sequence ATGAATACGATTCACGGAATATTGGAGCGAAATGCGAGAAAGTTTCCGGAAAAAGAAGCATTTATTACGGCAACCGCCCGACTCACTTACCCGCAAATGAACACGAGAGCGAATCAACTCGGGCGATTTCTGCAGCACAAAGGAATCAAACGTCAAGACCGCATCGCGATCGTCTCTACCAACAGCGAAAATTTCTTCTTTGCTTATTTTGCATTAATGAAAATAGGAGCCGTACCAATGCCGGTAAATGTCAAGTTGACGCCAGGGGAAGTGACTCCAATACTGGAAAACATGGAAACTTCGGGTGCTCTTTTTGAAAGCGATTTCAAACCGCAGATAGATATGGTTGAGGAGCAAACACCCCATATTTCGCGCCCGTTTAAGCGTCAAATTTAA
- a CDS encoding MerR family DNA-binding protein — protein sequence MSAGQHKQYSIKELASLFDISSRTIRYYEEMGLIKSVDREEPSEQRSFTDSERRRLKLILRGKRLGFSLQEIKEMVELYESNPKGQEEKKQILDITDQKLKQIEEKLFELQTAKADILAYREKFQND from the coding sequence ATGTCCGCCGGCCAACATAAGCAATATTCGATTAAGGAATTGGCATCGTTATTCGATATTAGTTCAAGAACGATTCGCTATTATGAAGAAATGGGCTTAATCAAGTCAGTAGACCGCGAGGAACCGAGTGAACAACGTTCTTTTACTGACAGTGAACGCCGGAGGTTGAAATTAATTCTCCGTGGGAAACGTTTAGGCTTTAGCTTGCAGGAAATTAAGGAGATGGTTGAGTTATATGAAAGCAACCCAAAAGGGCAGGAGGAGAAAAAACAAATATTGGATATCACAGATCAAAAATTGAAACAAATTGAGGAAAAATTATTTGAATTACAAACAGCAAAGGCGGACATTTTGGCATATAGGGAAAAGTTTCAAAATGACTAA
- a CDS encoding class I adenylate-forming enzyme family protein: protein MHIIQRHSFPERHVHTNQKKLPGCCPREIWETPLFHRFSIESSIEEASDYSPDNLDLSINANDVCEIMMFTSGTTGVPKGAVFTHERLIAIAAGIAIEFQLTNEDRALTLMPLSHSAPLNDFFLAPFYCGASHVIGDFTPQAFLQFIHEERATTTFAAPVAYLAAAKDPALSTYDLSSMRIFAYGGSPMPLASYQLVSEAFNNQNFYQVYGLTESGPNGCKLTPEEHHTKAGSIGKTPVVNVEMKVVNDAGEETSVGKYGEIVMKGDTLMVEYYNNKEETEMTIRDGWLYTGDMAYVDEDGYMFIVDRKKDIIVPGGVNVFPREIEEVLAKHPGIYQASVVGVADDTWGETIKAVIVKEGESKITEADVKAFVSEHLADFKHPRIYRFVEELPHNASGKLIKQKVKEM from the coding sequence GTGCATATTATTCAAAGGCATTCATTCCCTGAACGGCATGTCCATACCAACCAAAAGAAATTACCTGGATGTTGCCCTCGCGAAATCTGGGAAACACCACTGTTTCATCGTTTTTCCATTGAGTCCTCCATCGAAGAGGCAAGCGACTACTCCCCGGACAACTTGGACCTTTCCATAAATGCAAATGATGTCTGCGAGATTATGATGTTTACATCGGGAACCACCGGTGTACCCAAAGGAGCCGTCTTCACTCATGAACGTTTAATAGCGATTGCCGCGGGTATCGCGATCGAGTTTCAATTGACAAATGAGGATCGTGCTTTGACATTGATGCCGTTATCCCATTCGGCCCCGTTGAATGATTTTTTCCTTGCACCTTTCTATTGTGGAGCTTCGCATGTGATCGGTGATTTTACACCACAAGCCTTTCTACAATTTATTCATGAAGAGCGGGCAACGACGACATTTGCAGCCCCGGTAGCGTATTTGGCGGCAGCGAAAGATCCTGCTCTTTCCACTTATGATTTATCAAGCATGAGGATCTTTGCATATGGAGGGAGTCCGATGCCTTTGGCTTCCTATCAACTTGTCAGTGAAGCATTTAACAATCAAAATTTTTACCAAGTTTACGGGTTAACGGAATCAGGTCCCAATGGGTGCAAGCTCACGCCTGAGGAACACCACACAAAAGCGGGAAGCATAGGAAAAACACCGGTAGTCAACGTTGAAATGAAGGTCGTAAATGATGCAGGAGAGGAAACATCCGTAGGGAAATACGGGGAGATTGTAATGAAAGGCGACACCTTGATGGTTGAATATTACAATAATAAAGAAGAAACAGAAATGACGATTCGAGATGGTTGGCTGTACACAGGTGATATGGCTTATGTTGATGAAGACGGTTATATGTTCATCGTTGACCGTAAAAAAGACATCATTGTTCCCGGCGGAGTGAACGTTTTTCCTCGCGAAATCGAGGAAGTATTGGCCAAGCATCCTGGCATCTATCAAGCTAGCGTAGTCGGTGTGGCTGATGACACGTGGGGGGAAACGATCAAAGCGGTAATCGTAAAAGAGGGGGAGTCAAAGATAACGGAAGCGGATGTAAAAGCATTTGTTTCCGAACATCTTGCCGATTTCAAACACCCACGTATTTATCGATTTGTGGAGGAACTACCGCATAACGCCAGTGGAAAATTAATAAAACAAAAAGTTAAGGAGATGTAA